The following DNA comes from Mauremys reevesii isolate NIE-2019 linkage group 23, ASM1616193v1, whole genome shotgun sequence.
TCTCCAGCTCCGGCTCCAAGGCAGGTGtcatggtgctggcaagagagaggagccGGTATTAGACTGTGCAGTGCGGGGGTGGGACTGGCACCAACATGGACGTGAAACTTCAGGGAaataggcagaggctggcgagaacggaaactgaggcaccaaaccAGGGAACGATAAGGCCAAGGTTTCCCAGACAGGCAATGGAAAGGCAGGAATGGTGCCTGTTCCCTGAACACTGCTTCCCCTCCTGTATCTGATCCTGGGAGTCAGCCTCTCCCCAAAGCCATTGCAATGTTACTGGAGTGAAAAgaacagagcagccaggagagggAGTGACCCTTCTTGCCAcctctgccagaggagccacccttgggaggtgacctgggagtgggaggggcagagacTCCCAGCCATGGCCTGAGCAGCACCGGGGTTAAGGGAACCGGGCAAGAGGGTCTCGGTACCTGAGGTTGGCCACAGCGATCAGGCAGTTGGCCAGGACGGGGCCGGGCGGAGAGTCATCAggaagctcctcaatgagctcctgggagagacaaaggagacaaaggagcaGGTGAGATTTGGGCCTCACTGACACTTCCCAAGGAGGAGATTACACAGCCAGGGCCCCACACAACCAGCAGGATCCCCCCAGCTGCCTCCCGCTCTTCCGATTCCTGCCCACTAGTTCTCCCGTCTCTTCTCCCCAATctgcagccccagcaatccctgccctcagCTGCCCCTCCACCACCAGCCATTCCCCAACCATCGGCCtggggagacccctgcccctcccgtGTCTCTGTCCACCCTCCAGCTGCCGGGCACCGTGTCTCgctcaccacaatcctctccaccacagcTGCCTTGCAGCAGCGCGGCTCCAATGTGTCCTGCCCTCTCTGCTGTGCAGCGAGACACGCGGGGTGGATGGCGTGCAGGAACATGAGCTGCTGCGCCTCGTCCTGCGCCCACCAGGAGTGGGGTTAGGGGAGAGAGAGCCAGTTAGCCAgggacctccctgccccagccacaccagctgcaggATAGGCCCGAATGAGGTATAGCGGGGACCCGCCTAGTGTCCAAATCACCCACGACTCCTACACAAGCAGGGTCAGGAACTAGGACAGTGCCTgtggggggagtgtgtgtgacAAACACCCCCAGCTTGGGGGTCCCAGATCATGGAGGAGAAAGGTCCCCATTATGGGTGGTGGCTCATGAGGGCCAAGACCCTCTGCAGCGGGTCGGGATGCTGGGAAGGAGCAGGACAATCTCGGTTCCAGCACAGCTGGGGAATGTTTGTACCTTTTCTcggccctggagctgctctcggATGTTTTTGAGAGCAGCCTCCTCTGTTACCACGTCgacccattcctcctcctcctcctcctcctcctgctcctgctcatCCTCAGAGGCCCTGGCGGACCCTGCAccagggagagagggggacagGGTGACTCCTGCTGCCACTCGGGGGAAGGACAGGGGCATGGCGGGACAAtgtgcccccttcccacctccggGACATAGGGCAGCTcaggccccactccccccctcagtgatgtcatcagcccccaactccttcagGAGCCCATAGCAAAGAGACCCCCCCTCAGTCCTGGACTCCCTGGGAggtgcctcccccccgcccaatgGAGCAGCAAGGACCAATGTGGCAGCATctagtgtcagtggggttcacgtggctcaggccagacccctgggctggggacccgcccccagagcactgctcgagggcctgggcccagggtgttcacagccccctcctcgcccctccctgagcccagcctggctcctcaccttgAACGAAGCAGAAGCGTCCATCAGCCAAGCTGCCGTCCGAGTCGCAggcgctgctgctgtcccatggGGAGCGGGCCGAGCTGCTGTCCGAGTCGCAggcgctgctgctgtcccatggGGAGCGGGCCGAGCTGCTGTCCGAGTCgcaggcgctgctgctgctgtcccatggggagcgggccgagctgctggggctgggagagggatcctccacctcctgccctgggaaggctGGAAGGTCCCCACTGACCAGGCAGGGCGATGCCTCCTGATGGAAAtcggggctgggctcctggggccgctgctgcccacatAACAAGCCCCGGAGCCACCCTGCCCGGTTGCgctcctgggctgggtcccaCCTGCCCTGCCGCATCCTGGCCCAGTTCCATTTCGGCCTGGCCGGTGCCTCTCCCACCTCGGCACCTGCGCCGGGAACAGGTTTCCTCTTCCAGAAGGCTGGGAACTTCCACCTTCTGGTCCGGCCGGGAGCTCCTTCCCCGCCAGCGGGGACGGAGGGGCCGCTCTGCTCctggggaagatggcagctgctcccctcaggctctggggccaccttcagagccttcttcctgaacatcctcaggagccCAGCCATCCTGGAACCAAGCGGGGAGCAGGCGTGAGTCTGGGGTCAAGGCAGCCTCTCACTAACCAGCCTGTTTGGTCcctctccatccctgccccagccagagcagctcctccttcccccacgggggtgcagggagtgcaggctacacacactggcaggagttcattgcatgatctgctccccctcaacgctccccctcctcatccctggggctgcaagaaccggGGAGTCTCGTCCTTTTCGAGCACTGGGGTCAGTCACAAAGACCATCAGTCACTTTGGACAAGCAGCttcctcctgccagcccaggccacactcccccacccccaccccccgcccaggctagagaaggaagagaacccaggagtccggacttctcctgggaaaccatCCCCCCCCTTCAAAGTCCCTCGGCATAGCAAGGCCAGGGCCCCCTcggttcccattgatttccatgctcagcagctcaccgggtctggcccagctcagagactctcagcctgggcaacagtctcccacaagggaagggctgggagccccattgctgggacctttccaagcACAGTGGAGACGGCTCTGGAGAAGCCCCTCCCCAGTCTGAGAGCGAGGGGCTCCTGGGGGATGTTTGCAAATCCAATCTcctttgggagagattctctccccctctttctgcctctccccagacagacaggggacACCACCAGAgaaccctaatgccactcacttgctctggtGACGGAGCGATGGATGGAGGATGTTCAGGGTCGTCCCTCGCCCTTCTCCTCACTCcccaagcccaaggcaggctggagacgggggtggtgacctgaggagttaccctgcccagccagcaggcagggtgatggCACTGGGCGATCggctggctgtgaaaacaagagtctatcttattgccaagggacggagaaactcggccagcagcagggggtgcagaacatcACCCTAGTGCGGGGGTGACAGCGCTCCGGGATCCTGACATCCCAGcgctttacacaccttcctgaagcctcccaacccccctgggctgtCGGGACTGC
Coding sequences within:
- the LOC120389096 gene encoding uncharacterized protein LOC120389096 isoform X3, with translation MAGLLRMFRKKALKVAPEPEGSSCHLPQEQSGPSVPAGGEGAPGRTRRWKFPAFWKRKPVPGAGAEVGEAPARPKWNWARMRQGRWDPAQERNRAGWLRGLLCGQQRPQEPSPDFHQEASPCLVSGDLPAFPGQEVEDPSPSPSSSARSPWDSSSSACDSDSSSARSPWDSSSACDSDSSSARSPWDSSSACDSDGSLADGRFCFVQGSARASEDEQEQEEEEEEEEWVDVVTEEAALKNIREQLQGREKDEAQQLMFLHAIHPACLAAQQRGQDTLEPRCCKAAVVERIVELIEELPDDSPPGPVLANCLIAVANLSTMTPALEPELETHLLRAALHAVFTLDTRTDTTQVQDLHRVMPDLLDAMLGNLLAKSPDTNKLHYILENSAEFPEMGHHVAQLALSIGDPDKDISRQAREGVFRLYQLLLHQRDLTIHEAEELWLRDWHEDSRLLGYKNTARVGEVFGKLFSEGQRRFFLRTAVLAMHNPRLRVSQAGLLLTYSLLGQAQQLLGDKQEEVTYKVTQQLHIIHNLHQVPEAVQELCLRGHQLLPLPVNGECSETEWSPSDWESERPPTRLLEAGAYIAPPPSP
- the LOC120389096 gene encoding uncharacterized protein LOC120389096 isoform X1, with the protein product MAGLLRMFRKKALKVAPEPEGSSCHLPQEQSGPSVPAGGEGAPGRTRRWKFPAFWKRKPVPGAGAEVGEAPARPKWNWARMRQGRWDPAQERNRAGWLRGLLCGQQRPQEPSPDFHQEASPCLVSGDLPAFPGQEVEDPSPSPSSSARSPWDSSSSACDSDSSSARSPWDSSSACDSDSSSARSPWDSSSACDSDGSLADGRFCFVQGSARASEDEQEQEEEEEEEEWVDVVTEEAALKNIREQLQGREKDEAQQLMFLHAIHPACLAAQQRGQDTLEPRCCKAAVVERIVELIEELPDDSPPGPVLANCLIAVANLSTMTPALEPELETHLLRAALHAVFTLDTRTDTTQVQDLHRVMPDLLDAMLGNLLAKSPDTNKLHYILEHINYWMVSRVSRERARAIRSSATLLTSIITLPDFDNSAEFPEMGHHVAQLALSIGDPDKDISRQAREGVFRLYQLLLHQRDLTIHEAEELWLRDWHEDSRLLGYKNTARVGEVFGKLFSEGQRRFFLRTAVLAMHNPRLRVSQAGLLLTYSLLGQAQQLLGDKQEEVTYKVTQQLHIIHNLHQVPEAVQELCLRGHQLLPLPVNGECSETEWSPSDWESERPPTRLLEAGAYIAPPPSP
- the LOC120389096 gene encoding uncharacterized protein LOC120389096 isoform X2 gives rise to the protein MAGLLRMFRKKALKVAPEPEGSSCHLPQEQSGPSVPAGGEGAPGRTRRWKFPAFWKRKPVPGAGAEVGEAPARPKWNWARMRQGRWDPAQERNRAGWLRGLLCGQQRPQEPSPDFHQEASPCLVSGDLPAFPGQEVEDPSPSPSSSARSPWDSSSSACDSDSSSARSPWDSSSACDSDSSSARSPWDSSSACDSDGSLADGRFCFVQGSARASEDEQEQEEEEEEEEWVDVVTEEAALKNIREQLQGREKDEAQQLMFLHAIHPACLAAQQRGQDTLEPRCCKAAVVERIVELIEELPDDSPPGPVLANCLIAVANLSTMTPALEPELETHLLRAALHAVFTLDTRTDTTQVQDLHRVMPDLLDAMLGNLLAKSPDTNKLHYILEHINYWMVSRVSRERARAIRSSATLLTSIITLPDFDNSAEFPEMGHHVAQLALSIGDPDKDISRQAREGVFRLYQLLLHQRDLTIHEAEELWLRDWHEDSRLLGYKNTARVGEVFGKLFSEGQRRFFLRTAVLAMHNPRLRVSQAGLLLTYSLLGQAQQLLGDKEEVTYKVTQQLHIIHNLHQVPEAVQELCLRGHQLLPLPVNGECSETEWSPSDWESERPPTRLLEAGAYIAPPPSP